A single Drosophila ananassae strain 14024-0371.13 chromosome 3L, ASM1763931v2, whole genome shotgun sequence DNA region contains:
- the LOC6495109 gene encoding sister chromatid cohesion protein DCC1: MESMEIDENDSQSYMRTPEDVKAIVKHAKLDERQLTQLTQALYYPSADVASENLRLLELDTHMLEQIRDGQTLHFKGGLNEKVVLCTDERTYDVKGAEISNSLLLVPDLKFAAATSTSPLKSPRTGNANASLERSLNDSTEDELEVPRTLEQRPVLKVFHEYFECREIKPRFRKLGELLQLTRYSGPENEYCIERKLLFSLPQLLDTVQCSRAQFMEGLQLYRAMELDGHIRVMEYEYEYRTINLMLGLISENSWALDEVEREETISSLNGIAPEEVVSGLFDIYTVPSERCPDKFQYQESLVARIVAQNILQPGLRFRNEEFMRTWQEALPEGMVCDLKYLRGLGICDKEGAQPCIRSLAEEQLPTNINDRMKSLFKAKQKWTLIEMEPYIECFTTPTLSVSQLLAKHARSLTEGGVRYYVSKH; this comes from the exons atgGAGTCTATGGAGATAGACGAGAATGATTCCCAATC GTACATGCGTACTCCCGAGGATGTGAAAGCCATTGTGAAACATGCGAAGTTGGACGAGCGGCAGTTGACGCAGCTCACCCAGGCGCTGTATTATCCCTCGGCGGACGTTGCTTCGGAAAACCTGCGCCTCCTGGAGCTGGACACCCATATGCTGGAGCAAATACGAGACGGCCAGACCCTCCACTTCAAAGGTGGCCTTAACGAGAAGGTAGTGCTGTGCACAGACGAGCGAACCTACGACGTCAAGGGAGCTGAGATCTCCAACAGCCTTCTTTTGGTGCCAGATCTAAAGTTTGCAGCTGCCACCAGTACCTCGCCACTAAAGAGTCCGAGGACGGGCAATGCCAACGCCTCCCTGGAGAGGAGTTTGAATGACAGCACTGAGGACGAACTGGAAGTACCCCGCACTCTGGAGCAGCGCCCTGTACTGAAGGTGTTCCACGAATACTTCGAGTGCCGCGAGATTAAGCCTCGCTTCCGGAAGCTAGGTGAACTGCTGCAACTTACCCGCTATTCCGGCCCGGAGAACGAGTACTGTATCGAGAGGAAACTGCTCTTCAGCCTGCCTCAGCTTCTGGACACCGTGCAGTGCAGCCGGGCACAGTTCATGGAAGGATTGCAACTTTATCGCGCCATGGAGCTGGATGGTCACATCCGGGTCATGGAATATGAGTACGAGTACCGAACCATTAACTTAATGCTTGGACTAATCAGTGAAAATTCCTGGGCCCTGGACGAAGTCGAAAGGGAGGAAACTATAAGCTCCCTGAATGGCATCGCTCCAGAAGAAGTTGTGTCCGGGCTCTTTGACATCTACACCGTGCCCAGCGAACGTTGTCCGGACAAGTTTCAATACCAAGAGTCATTGGTCGCCAGGATTGTGGCCCAAAACATTTTGCAGCCAGGTTTGAGGTTCCGCAACGAGGAGTTTATGCGAACTTGGCAAGAGGCGCTGCCCGAGGGCATGGTATGTGACTTGAAATACCTCCGTGGCCTGGGAATCTGCGACAAGGAAGGAGCCCAGCCCTGCATCCGATCGCTGGCCGAGGAGCAGCTGCCCACCAATATCAACGATCGCATGAAGTCTCTATTCAAGGCGAAACAGAAATGGACATTAATTGAAATGGAACCGTACATAGA GTGCTTCACAACTCCTACTTTATCCGTCTCACAGTTGCTGGCCAAACACGCCCGGTCGTTGACTGAAGGAGGTGTCCGTTACTATGTTTCAAAACATTGA
- the LOC6495525 gene encoding putative sodium-dependent multivitamin transporter has product MPVGTFDGWDAAVLISILAVSALIGIYYRYTGGKQKTTQEYLMADQSMTTFPVSFSLMASFMSAITLMGVSKESYEFGTMFCVINISYWISTPIAANIFLPVFYKMRITSVYEYLERRFGQATRLAASLAFTIQMMLYMGIALYTPALALEAVTGIPRTTAIVVIGLVCTFYSTLGGLKAVLITDVFQSLLMFAAIYAVICVSAIKAGGFAAIWQVAVERGRVEIDNFSLDPTVRHTWWSLIIGGMVTYLSLYGVNQTQVQRLLSVRNLKSAQSALWWNLPILGLLSFSTILGGLAIFYYYRDCDPLLEGRIKSRDQVMPLFAVDTMGQYPGLCGLFVSGIFSASLSTISSAVTSLSAVTLEDYLKPLYKVVFRRTLLDSKSTLPTKVMAFVFGILCIGLAFGAGYLGGVLQASLIIFGVVGGPLLAIFTLGVCTTRTNQRGVLLGFLFSLVVAFWVSFGGPRPPMQSHLSFSTAGCENGTALVSEALRLGTQTSQVVSEPQHYFWLYRLSYMWPCVIGYVLAVAVGYGSSIVMQKLGWAENPQIYLDKYRKELDYDLFAPVFSRRWRRQYEQRNQATQDETLTKLNQ; this is encoded by the exons ATGCCCGTGGGAACGTTCGATGGCTGGGATGCGGCAGTCCTAATCAGCATCCTGGCCGTGTCGGCACTGATTGGCATATATTACCGTTACACGGGCGGCAAACAGAAGACCACTCAGGAGTACCTAATGGCCGACCAGAGCATGACCACCTTTCCGGTGTCCTTTAGCCTGATGGCGAGCTTCATGTCCGCCATCACGCTGATGGGCGTCTCCAAGGAGTCGTACGAGTTTGGGACGATGTTCTGTGTGATAAACATATCCTATTGGATCAGCACTCCCATCGCCGCCAACATATTCCTGCCGGTGTTCTACAAGATGCGGATCACCAGCGTGTACGAGTACCTGGAGCGACGCTTCGGTCAGGCAACCCGGCTGGCGGCCTCCCTGGCGTTCACCATTCAAATGATGCTCTACATGGGCATTGCCTTATACACCCCGGCCCTGGCACTGGAGGCAGTGACTGGTATTCCCCGGACCACGGCCATTGTGGTTATTGGACTGGTTTGCACCTTTTACTCTACTTTGGGCGGCCTGAAGGCGGTGCTCATCACGGACGTATTCCAATCGCTGCTCATGTTCGCCGCCATCTATGCGGTCATCTGTGTCTCGGCCATCAAAGCCGGCGGATTCGCGGCTATCTGGCAGGTGGCTGTGGAGCGGGGCCGTGTTGAGATAGATAACTTTTCGCTGGATCCCACTGTGAGACACACCTGGTGGTCGCTCATAATAGGCGGCATGGTCACCTACCTCTCCCTCTATGGAGTTAACCAGACGCAAGTCCAGCGGCTCCTGAGTGTCCGGAATTTGAAGAGCGCCCAGTCGGCGCTGTGGTGGAATCTGCCCATCCTGGGATTGCTGAGCTTCAGCACCATCTTAGGTGGACTGGCCATCTTCTACTATTACCGGGACTGTGATCCGCTGCTCGAGGGCCGCATCAAGTCGCGAGATCAAGTCATGCCTCTGTTCGCAGTGGACACTATGG GTCAGTACCCCGGCTTGTGCGGCCTCTTTGTATCGGGAATTTTCTCGGCTAGTCTCTCCACGATTTCCTCTGCGGTCACCTCTCTCTCGGCGGTTACCCTGGAGGATTATCTGAAACCACTGTACAAGGTGGTTTTCAGACGCACCCTTCTTGATTCCAAGTCCACGCTGCCCACCAAAGTGATGGCGTTCGTCTTTGGAATTCTTTGCATTGGACTGGCGTTTGGAGCCGGCTACCTTGGCGGCGTTCTCCAGGCCTCTCTGATCATATTCGGAGTGGTGGGAGGCCCTCTGCTGGCCATATTCACTCTGGGAGTTTGCACAACGCGGACGAATCAACGAGGCGTGCTGTTGGGATTCCTATTCTCATTGGTAGTCGCTTTTTGGGTGTCCTTCGGCGGACCCAGGCCGCCCATGCAGTCCCACCTGAGCTTCAGTACGGCGGGCTGTGAAAATGGAACCGCCCTGGTGTCAGAAGCCCTACGCCTCGGGACGCAGACCAGCCAAGTAGTCAGTGAGCCGCAACACTACTTCTGGCTGTACCGCCTCTCCTACATGTGGCCCTGTGTGATCGGGTACGTTTTGGCCGTGGCCGTTGGCTACGGCAGCAGCATCGTGATGCAAAAACTCGGATGGGCAGAAAACCCACAAATATATTTGGACAAGTACCGGAAGGAGCTGGACTACGACCTCTTTGCTCCTGTCTTTTCGCGTCGCTGGCGGCGCCAATACGAGCAACGAAACCAAGCCACGCAGGACGAAACACTCACCAAGTTGAATCAGTAA
- the LOC6495108 gene encoding ATP-binding cassette sub-family A member 2 translates to MQNYPSTPKDQSRVCVLWLVICKTARVQVGNLLTTLIIILGPMIVFVIYSTTIFLARKTTDEVYKRPPPIDIRTDVPSIYYSPTNDVIDRVIRFMVMELDPKEFRGFKNGTSMIEELTEEDGFVGIEFDDNLIDITKLPSKVTVSILFPKHLRTTPKMMWETGALYRHLHLTADYYRFEGFLIVQSKLSEALIREKNSSVAMPKVFLEHLPGPWSSESELNERRLSLAGFLVLPFTISAAFLTQLIVRDRQEHVTAMLELMHVNSWIHWTSWFIIGFVLLALPTVLLVMLQKGRFYPKADMFVILTFLLVYIVELLCSSFMISVFVNDSIMVQIAILILHLMSWLPWRLLLKGYQGSFLRTLVSCFFLYSSLTVGLHQLIEHETLYRGMEFDHIFTYSDQEEHFCIGIVILIMLLGSVFRILVLFYVEALRGIRPRKWYFPFQRSFWCPRKRSADDVESESVDQEQGHRDRPLVIRARKLVKIYNNNKVVDNFTLTCYQDEITVIMGHNDSGKTTILMMLSGIVRPTSGTVIINGYDMDRETSKARQSMSFCPQRNILFEKNKVKWHINFYCRLKGMNRSDAAEETKRYLQVCHLEEYASHTVQELSSGMKRMLSVCCALCGHTKIVLLDEPGTSMDPLVRRDMWDLLRKERMGRCIIVSTHNMYEAEILADNIVMLCDGRVFGYGTPAFLTQAPELGAIFKLTCTKDDSCLVSEVTHFLQKRIPDIVLDKEYNLQVSYMLPTKNIRDFSTLFGDLEESLENLKITGFSVEAPTLSNMFFRIGEEMHAALDRSISVLRMSQASPFGSLINLLPSFDVREDNPIQIVHNQWRAILGKKWIFTKRHQGLYIVMILFPILTFIMVFLSEFLFYWILGTPHPKVMTNMQNYTNRVLLTECIDDNVELINVYTQMGKDQKAMVINTEEEPIYNFALSHMLKYEMELQQSFLCGITVNLGNKTVIAWQNTMLEHGSALSLGLVYQAIGKHMAGIDIEIVNKPRQDHFTDVVIGLNEFNSVEFSSFVCFYLVLATATFAVMPVLERETDLRHLQLSSGMGRATYWMAHMAWDFSTYMVMVFSLILVVGLTTGTAVPMMILLLAFGYAAIAFTYLISLFSGNIGSLFSLVMYINMLGVVAIFIHPYKEKRRFLVFECILLILPHYALFCGEQNILTEDERFYNYQGRVSEQARKAGKIDRAHMSRNPVLYNNIELLYLLISGIVYFLLVIYSWIPRRIAYCLKAIRNEQIHPNTQDEDIEVQRLRQRMDDITKNKFVNFPLILRKVTKRYNDLVAVQCLTVDLNSFECLCLLGRNGAGKSSTFYMIVGKIPITAGGIYIKGLNVKRNRRALRHVGFCPREPTLANYMTGRQMLHFSCLINGVRRNLIPNVVNHMEQSFLLDRQLDTPIGNCNNGMKRKLMLAIASMAPTLICLDEPTAGVDMNAKYTIWHVLDNLRLGGLAILVTTTSMQECEVLATNVGILERGSLLCYGSLTRLKNRFDKNIYVKVKVGSKEELADAKEEFERFDGMLKLRQSTWLGDTPLLLRESSSSSLDWRPVSAERLNDGESRQSESQMRSMYEKLLREVEIQFLDDHPDSKMSHKYTYRGIIIFSIPKDKVRYSKLFHYMETRKHRMQVLYYSISHTTLEDVFLDFISKHHVDP, encoded by the exons ATGCAAAATTATCCGTCTACTCCGAAGGACCAGAGCCGCGTCTGCGTGCTGTGGCTGGTCATTTGCAAGACGGCCCGTGTCCAGGTGGGAAACCTGCTCACCACTCTTATCATCATCTTGGGTCCCATGATAGTGTTTGTGATTTACTCGACCACGATTTTCCTGGCCCGAAAGACAACGGATGAAGTATACAAACGGCCACCGCCCATTGATATAAGAACCGATGTGCC GTCAATTTATTATTCGCCAACTAACGATGTCATCGATCGTGTTATTCGATTTATGGTGATGGAGTTGGACCCCAAAGAATTCAGGGGATTCAAAAATGGTACTTCCATGATCGAGGAGCTAACGGAAGAGGATGGGTTTGTGGGCATAGAGTTTGATGATAACTTAATAGACATTACCAAGTTGCCGAGCAAGGTAACTGTGTCGATATTATTCCCCAAACATTTGCGCACCACGCCCAAGATGATGTGGGAAACGGGAGCGTTGTACAGGCATTTACATCTCACTGCGGACTACTACCGTTTCGAGGGTTTCCTCATAGTCCAGTCCAAGCTAAGCGAGGCTCTGATTCGGGAGAAGAATAGTAGCGTTGCAATGCCAAAGGTGTTCCTCGAACACCTTCCTGGACCCTGGAGTTCGGAGTCCGAGCTGAACGAACGACGGCTCTCTCTAGCCGGCTTTCTGGTCTTGCCCTTCACCATATCCGCTGCCTTTCTGACTCAG CTGATTGTTCGCGACAGGCAGGAGCACGTGACGGCTATGTTGGAGCTGATGCACGTCAATTCCTGGATCCACTGGACGTCCTGGTTCATCATCGGCTTTGTCCTGTTGGCCTTACCCACCGTGCTCTTGGTGATGTTGCAGAAAGGGCGCTTCTATCCGAAAGCGGACATGTTTGTCATACTAACATTCCTTCTAGTTTACATAGTGGAGCTTCTATGCTCCTCCTTCATGATTTCGGTTTTCGTTAATGACAGCATTATGGTGCAGATCGCTATCTTAATACTGCACCTGATGAGCTGGCTGCCGTGGCGGCTGCTCCTTAAAGGGTACCAGGGGAGCTTCCTTCGGACCTTGGTCTCCTGCTTCTTCCTCTATAGCTCCCTAACCGTTGGACTGCATCAGCTAATCGAACATGAGACCCTCTATCGGGGCATGGAGTTTGATCACATATTCACGTACAGTGATCAGGAGGAACATTTCTGCATTGGAATCGTCATTTTGATCATGCTACTGGGCAGCGTTTTCCGCATTCTTGTCCTGTTTTACGTAGAGGCGCTTAGAGGTATTCGGCCCCGCAAGTGGTATTTTCCCTTTCAGCGTTCCTTCTGGTGTCCGCGGAAGCGTTCAGCCGACGATGTGGAAAGTGAAAGCGTTGATCAAGAACAGGGACATcgcgaccgaccgctcgtcatTAGGGCTCGGAAGTTAGTTAAGATTTACAATAACAACAAGGTGGTCGACAATTTCACATTGACCTGTTATCAAGATGAGATAACAGTCATCATGGGTCACAACGATTCGGGCAAGACTACGATCCTGATGATGCTGTCCGGTATCGTCCGACCCACTTCCGGCACGGTGATCATCAATGGCTATGATATGGATAGGGAGACGAGCAAGGCACGTCAATCGATGAGCTTCTGTCCCCAGCGGAACATTCTCTTCGAGAAAAACAAGGTCAAATGGCATATCAACTTCTATTGCCGGCTGAAGGGCATGAACCGATCGGATGCCGCCGAGGAAACAAAAAGATATCTGCAAGTTTGCCACCTGGAGGAATATGCCAGTCACACGGTGCAGGAACTGTCATCTGGCATGAAGCGGATGCTCTCCGTTTGCTGTGCCCTCTGCGGACATACGAAG ATTGTGTTGCTGGATGAGCCGGGCACCAGCATGGATCCGTTGGTTCGCCGCGATATGTGGGACCTACTGCGGAAGGAGAGGATGGGTCGCTGCATCATTGTCTCCACCCACAATATGTACGAGGCCGAAATCCTGGCCGACAACATAGTAATGCTCTGCGATGGTCGAGTGTTTGGCTATGGTACTCCGGCCTTTCTCACCCAAGCCCCCGAGTTGGGAGCCATTTTCAAGCTGACCTGCACGAAGGATGACTCCTGTTTGGTGTCGGAGGTTACTCACTTCCTGCAGAAGCGCATTCCGGATATCGTGTTGGACAAAGAGTACAATTTACAAGTTTCTTACATGCTACCGACAAAGAACATCCGAGATTTCTCTACCCTATTCGGAGATCTGGAGGAATCATTGGAGAATCTGAAGATCACGGGGTTTAGTGTGGAGGCCCCAACCCTAAGCAATATGTTCTTTCGGATCGGGGAGGAAATGCATGCGGCCCTCGACCGTAGCATCTCAGTTTTGCGGATGTCGCAGGCATCGCCCTTTGGCTCCCTGATCA ATTTGCTGCCATCGTTCGATGTGCGGGAGGATAATCCCATCCAAATTGTCCATAATCAGTGGCGGGCCATCCTGGGCAAGAAGTGGATCTTTACAAAACGACACCAAGGACTCTACATTGTTATGATCCTGTTCCCGATTCTTACCTTTATTATGGTGTTCCTTTCCGAATTCTTATTCTATTGGATCCTTGGCACACCTCACCCCAAGGTAATGACTAATATGCAGAACTACACGAACCGTGTCTTGCTGACCGAGTGTATTGACGACAATGTGGAGCTAATCAACGTTTACACACAAATGGGGAAGGATCAAAAGGCCATGGTGATTAACACGGAGGAAGAACCCATCTATAACTTCGCCCTGTCGCACATGCTGAAGTATGAAATGGAGTTGCAGCAGTCATTCCTCTGCGGTATCACTGTTAACCTGGGCAACAAAACTGTAATCGCCTGGCAGAACACGATGCTGGAGCACGGGTCTGCCCTTTCTCTGGGTCTAGTCTACCAAGCCATCGGAAAGCACATGGCCGGCATAGATATAGAGATCGTGAATAAGCCACGGCAGGATCACTTCACCGACGTGGTCATTGGTCTAAACGAATTCAACTCCGTGGAGTTCTCCAGCTTCGTGTGCTTCTACCTGGTCTTGGCCACCGCCACCTTTGCCGTGATGCCGGTGCTGGAGCGAGAGACGGATCTGCGGCACCTCCAGCTAAGCAGTGGAATGGGTCGGGCCACCTACTGGATGGCCCACATGGCCTGGGACTTTAGCACGTACATGGTGATGGTGTTTTCCCTGATTTTGGTCGTCGGCCTGACCACAGGAACGGCCGTGCCCATGATGATATTACTTTTGGCCTTTGGATATGCAGCCATTGCGTTCACCTACTTGATAAGCCTGTTTTCGGGCAATATTGGATCGTTGTTCAGCCTCGTCATGTACATCAATATGTTGG GCGTGGTGGCCATATTTATTCATCCCTATAAGGAGAAGAGGCGCTTCTTggttttcgaatgcattcttTTGATCCTGCCGCACTATGCACTGTTTTGTGGTGAACAGAATATTTTGACGGAGGACGAGAGGTTCTACAATTACCAAGGACGTGTTTCTGAACAGGCGCGGAAGGCAGGAAAGATAGATAGAGCCCACATGTCCAGAAACCCGGTCCTATACAACAATATAGAGCTTCTCTATCTGCTCATCAGCGGCATTGTTTACTTTCTCTTGGTGATTTATTCGTGGATTCCCCGGCGCATTGCCTACTGTTTAAA AGCCATACGAAACGAACAAATTCATCCAAACACGCAGGACGAGGACATAGAGGTGCAGCGACTCCGCCAAAGGATGGATGATATAACCAAAAATAAGTTCGTTAATTTCCCCCTAATCCTAAGGAAGGTAACGAAGCGCTACAATGATCTCGTGGCAGTGCAATGTCTAACAGTGGATTTGAATTC GTTCGAGTGCCTCTGTCTGCTGGGAAGGAATGGAGCGGGAAAGTCAAGCACTTTTTACATGATTGTGGGAAAGATTCCCATTACAGCGGGTGGCATCTACATCAAGGGGCTCAACGTGAAAAGGAACAGGAGGGCTCTTCGCCATGTAGGCTTCTGTCCAAGGGAGCCAACACTGGCCAACTACATGACCGGTCGACAGATGTTACACTTTTCCTGTCTCATCAACGGTGTTCGTCGGAATCTGATCCCAAACGTTGTTAATCATATGGAGCAGTCCTTCCTTCTGGACAGGCAACTGGATACGCCAATCGGCAACTGCAACAACGGGATGAAACGGAAGCTAATGCTGGCCATTGCCTCGATGGCGCCGACCCTCATTTGCCTGGACGAACCGACCGCCGGTGTGGACATGAACGCCAAGTACACCATTTGGCATGTGCTGGACAACCTGCGCCTCGGCGGGCTCGCCATACTGgtcaccaccaccagcatGCAAGAGTGCGAGGTTCTGGCCACCAATGTGGGCATCCTGGAGCGCGGCTCCCTGCTCTGCTATGGTAGCCTGACTCGACTCAAGAATCGCTTCGATAAGAACATTTATGTGAAGGTGAAGGTGGGAAGTAAGGAAGAGCTTGCCGATGCGAAAGAGGAGTTTGAGCGATTTGATGGTATGTTGAAACTGAGGCAAAGTACTTGGCTAGGTGACACTCCTCTACTGCTAAGAGAGAGCTCATCCAGCTCCTTGGACTGGCGGCCTGTATCCGCTGAAAGACTGAACGATGGGGAATCTCGACAGTCGGAATCACAGATGCGGAGCATGTACGAGAAACTGTTACGGGAAGTTGAGATCCAGTTTCTCGACGACCACCCCGACAGTAAAATGAG CCACAAGTATACATACCGCGGAATAATCATATTCAGCATTCCAAAGGACAAAGTAAGGTACTCGAAGCTATTCCACTACATGGAGACCCGCAAGCACAGGATGCAAGTTCTATACTATTCAATTAGTCACACCACCCTGGAGGATGTGTTTCTGGATTTCATCAGCAAGCACCACGTGGATCCATGA
- the LOC6507956 gene encoding 40S ribosomal protein S18, whose translation MSLVIPEKFQHILRIMNTNIDGKRKVGIAMTAIKGVGRRYSNIVLKKADVDLTKRAGECTEEEVDKVVTIISNPLQYKVPNWFLNRQKDIVDGKYWQLTSSNLDSKLRDDLERLKKIRSHRGLRHYWGLRVRGQHTKTTGRRGRTVGVSKKK comes from the exons ATG TCGCTCGTCATCCCAGAGAAGTTCCAGCACATCCTTCGTATCATGAATACGAACATCGATGGTAAGCGCAAGGTGGGCATTGCCATGACTGCCATCAAGGGAGTCGGTCGCCGTTACTCCAACATCGTCCTGAAGAAGGCCGATGTCGATCTGACCAAGCGTGCCGGTGAGTGCACCGAGGAGGAG GTTGACAAGGTTGTCACCATCATCTCGAACCCCCTGCAATACAAGGTTCCCAACTGGTTCCTTAACAGGCAGAAGGACATCGTCGATGGCAAATACTGGCAGCTGACCTCCTCCAACTTGGACTCCAAGCTGCGTGACGATTTGGAGCGTTTGAAGAAGATCCGCTCCCACCGTGGTCTGCGCCACTACTGGGGCCTGCGTGTCCGTGGCCAGCACACCAAGACCACCGGTCGTCGCGGTCGCACCGTGGGTGTGTCCAAGAAGAAGTAA
- the LOC6508047 gene encoding DNA replication inhibitor plutonium has translation MGELNALSCVGQDDLVTLRIVCTMAQNKRNKLSLEDVDDYGNTALLKACYLGRFDCARTLLHFGANIFAVNYFGQNALTLATCAGHLPLVQELLCRRSYQDFNRSSLIPALCVAVMKKHAALEKYFIGLDPVGVHSTQTVHGLGVGDLKKMVTEADRLNKRRHPTPPTFLNCKFR, from the exons ATGGGCGAATTAAATG CTCTCAGTTGCGTGGGGCAGGATGACCTCGTGACCTTGCGTATTGTGTGCACCATGGCACAAAACAAGCGAAATAAATTGAGCCTTGAGGATGTGGACGACTATGGAAACACCGCCTTGCTAAAAGCCTGTTATCTAGGAAGATTCGACTGCGCTCGCACTCTGCTTCATTTCGGGGCGAATATATTTGCTGTTaactattttggacaaaatgcTCTTACTCTGGCAACTTGTGCCGGCCATTTGCCACTGGTCCAAGAGCTGTTGTGCCGACGATCGTACCAGGACTTTAATCGGTCCTCCTTGATTCCAGCTTTATGCGTGGCTGTAATGAAAAAGCATGCCGCTTTGGAAAAATACTTCATCGGACTGGATCCGGTTGGTGTTCATAGCACTCAAACCGTTCATG GATTGGGAGTTGGCGACCTAAAGAAAATGGTAACTGAAGCAGATCGTCTCAACAAGCGTCGACACCCTACGCCACCAACTTTTCTTAATTGCAAATTCCGTTAA
- the LOC6508043 gene encoding proliferating cell nuclear antigen, translating into MFEARLGQATILKKILDAIKDLLNEATFDCSDSGIQLQAMDNSHVSLVSLTLRSDGFDKFRCDRNLSMGMNLGSMAKILKCANNEDNVTMKAQDNADTVTIMFESANQEKVSDYEMKLMNLDQEHLGIPETDFSCVVRMPAMEFARICRDLAQFSESVVICCTKEGVKFSASGDVGTANIKLAQTGSVDKEEEAVIIEMQEPVTLTFACRYLNAFTKATPLSTQVQLSMCADVPLVVEYAIKDLGHIRYYLAPKIEDNET; encoded by the exons ATGTTTGAAGCTCGCCTGGGACAAGCCACCATTCTGAAGAAGATCCTCGATGCCATCAAGGATCTGCTCAATGAGGCCACCTTTGATTGCAGCGACTCCGGCATTCAG TTGCAGGCCATGGACAACTCCCATGTGTCCCTGGTATCGTTGACCCTCCGCTCCGATGGCTTCGACAAGTTCCGCTGTGATCGCAATCTTTCAATGGGCATGAATCTGGGTAGCATGGCCAAAATTCTCAAGTGCGCCAACAATGAGGATAACGTGACAATGAAGGCGCAGGACAATGCCGATACAGTGACCATCATGTTCGAGTCTGCCAACCAGGAGAAAGTGTCCGACTATGAGATGAAGCTAATGAACCTCGACCAGGAGCACCTGGGCATCCCAGAGACTGACTTCTCCTGCGTGGTCCGTATGCCAGCGATGGAGTTTGCGCGCATTTGCCGCGATCTGGCACAGTTCAGTGAGTCTGTGGTTATCTGCTGCACTAAGGAGGGCGTTAAGTTCTCGGCCAGTGGTGATGTGGGCACTGCTAACATCAAGCTTGCTCAGACTGGATCCGTCGATAAGGAAGAAGAGGCCGTCATCATCGAGATGCAAGAGCCTGTAACACTCACTTTTGCCTGCCGCTACCTGAACGCCTTCACAAAAGCCACTCCATTGTCCACTCAAGTGCAGCTGTCGATGTGCGCAGATGTCCCGTTGGTGGTGGAGTATGCGATCAAAGATTTGGGTCACATACGCTACTACCTGGCGCCCAAGATTGAGGATAACGAGACATAA
- the LOC26513909 gene encoding 23 kDa integral membrane protein codes for MNNCLSSFFKYLLYFLNLLFVVSGIFLIVFGALMLNGLGNFVHFDGATVVTFPITFIVIGSVTFLVASFGCCGTIRESACLTKLYAICMLILFGLQMALSIWLFVEEDTFLGFMSGIVDKAWKSNDAAHGYPMDALQIALKCCGNEDYKQYGDHVPASCCGYDDRFQECLEPIYTRRPGCKDAFLDFWYSHMEVVRLNSLIIAFFQLGIFFISCHLARAMRWD; via the exons ATGAATAATTGCCTATCGTCGTTTTTTAAGTACCTCTTGTACTTTCTCAACCTGCTCTTCGTAGTTAGTGGAATATTCTTAATAGTTTTTGGTGCTCTAATGTTAAATGGATTGGGAAATTTCGTTCACTTCGATGGAGCTACTGTAGTAACATTTCCAATCACCTTTATTGTCATCGGAAGTGTCACCTTCTTGGTGGCATCCTTCGGATGTTGTGGAACTATCCGCGAAAGTGCCTGCCTCACAAAATTG TATGCCATCTGTATGTTAATACTTTTTGGTCTGCAAATGGCGCTTTCTATTTGGTTGTTTGTGGAAGAGGACACATTTTTAGGCTTTATGAGTGGTATTGTGGACAAGGCTTGGAAAAGCAACGACGCAGCCCATGGATACCCAATGGACGCTCTTCAAATAGCC CTAAAGTGTTGTGGTAATGAGGATTACAAACAATATGGTGACCACGTACCCGCTTCTTGTTGTGGCTACGATGATCGCTTTCAGGAGTGCTTGGAACCCATATATACTCGTCGACCTGGTTGCAAAGATGCGTTCCTCGATTTCTGGTACTCCCATATGGAAGTCGTTCGGTTAAACAGCCTAATCATTGCCTTTTTCCAGCTAGGCATATTCTTTATTTCCTGTCATTTGGCCAGAGCCATGAGATGGGATTAA